The Deinococcus ruber genomic interval TGGTATACCTCGCCGCGACCCGCCTGGACGGACAACCCGCCCACAACCCTCACTTTGGGAGGCTGTAGCTATGGAACTCTACACGACCGGGTATCTGGATAACGGCCTCGGCTTCCTGATCGCCCCGCGCCCGGGTGCTCACCTCGTTCATCTCGCCGCCTACCTCGATCACGGCGTCAAAGACGAGGGAGCGCATGAAAACGGCATCAGCCACCTGCTCGAACACGTGCTGTTCAATCCCAACAATCTGGCGGGCCCGCAGGGCAAACAGTGGGAAGCGCTCGCCCGGAACGGTGCCCGGATGGAGGCCTGGACCGGCAAGGAACATACCCGGCTGGGGCTGTCCTGCCTGCCCCGCGACCTCCCCAAAGTGATGGCCTTCGTCGCCGATCTGCTGCGAAACCCCAAGGTGACGAAGCAGGCGCTGGAACACGAACGCAAGATCGTGCTGGACGAGATTCACCGCAAACGGAATCGGCCCGAATTCCTGTGGACACTGGTCGAGGAAGCGCTGTATGCCCCGCCTTACGGCATGTCGATCCTGGGCACGCCGGACATCGTTTCCCAGCTCAACCTCAAGCAGATGCGGCAACGGGCGCTCGATGCCTGCCTGCCGGAACGAACCCGCCTCGTCATCGCTGGCCGGATCGACAGTTCCGCCGTCCGGATGATCGAGGAACACTTCGAAGACTGGTCAGGGGCCGCGGTGACGAGCGAGTTCATGCCGGTCGAGATCGTGCCCCGCCTGATCGGGGTACCCAGCCAGAGCGAGCGCGTAACG includes:
- a CDS encoding M16 family metallopeptidase; amino-acid sequence: MELYTTGYLDNGLGFLIAPRPGAHLVHLAAYLDHGVKDEGAHENGISHLLEHVLFNPNNLAGPQGKQWEALARNGARMEAWTGKEHTRLGLSCLPRDLPKVMAFVADLLRNPKVTKQALEHERKIVLDEIHRKRNRPEFLWTLVEEALYAPPYGMSILGTPDIVSQLNLKQMRQRALDACLPERTRLVIAGRIDSSAVRMIEEHFEDWSGAAVTSEFMPVEIVPRLIGVPSQSERVTLYLSFPGPALGDADRPATEVFTALLGGGLRSRVFQRLREERNLAYAAQGGSAHWRRSGYLFLALDLARQRVPEAYACLLELLAELQTNPPGELETDETRESFALRALQESEGPGLATKLAQHWLNDEVYFPTRAAQMYRRVRAADVQAAASYLNAQQMGMVGIGMSDTELANLLEVAL